Proteins encoded together in one Chitinophaga sp. LS1 window:
- a CDS encoding glutamate synthase subunit beta, translating to MGKPTGFLEFTRELPGKIAPRERVQNYNEFVERLSDTKLNEQSARCMNCGVPFCHSGCPLGNVIPEFNDAVYHKDWKEAYEILTSTNNFPEFTGRICPAPCESACVLGINQPPVAIEEIERHIIEIAFDKGLVQAKTPRIRTGKKVAVIGSGPAGLAAAAQLNYAGHLVTVFERDDVPGGLLRYGIPDFKLEKWVIDRRVKVMEEEGITFQCNANVGVNISVNDLLREYNAIVLAGGSTIPRDLNIPGRQLKGVHYAMDFLKQQNKRVSNRTVSGEDIMATGKNVVVIGGGDTGSDCVGTSNRHGAVSITQLELMPKPPGERTPYMPWPTYPMVLKTTSSHEEGANRHWAIGTKEFVGDSNGNLKGLKLVDLQWSLGADGRPGGFTEVPGSEREIPCELAFLAMGFLHPQHTGLLDDLGVEKDERGNVKAGEKAFQTSIPKVFAAGDMRRGQSLVVWAISEGRECARKVDEFLMGVSHLESKDASLPALAV from the coding sequence ATGGGCAAACCAACAGGATTCCTGGAATTTACAAGAGAGCTGCCTGGAAAGATAGCTCCTCGGGAAAGAGTCCAGAACTATAACGAATTCGTAGAAAGACTTTCAGATACCAAGCTGAATGAACAGTCTGCGCGCTGCATGAACTGTGGTGTTCCTTTCTGTCACAGCGGTTGCCCGCTGGGTAACGTAATTCCTGAATTCAACGATGCAGTCTATCACAAAGACTGGAAAGAAGCATATGAAATCTTAACCAGCACTAACAACTTCCCTGAGTTCACAGGACGTATCTGTCCTGCGCCTTGCGAAAGTGCGTGTGTACTGGGTATCAATCAACCTCCTGTGGCAATCGAAGAAATCGAACGCCACATCATCGAAATCGCTTTCGACAAAGGACTGGTACAGGCTAAAACACCTCGTATACGTACCGGCAAGAAAGTAGCAGTAATTGGTTCCGGTCCTGCCGGCCTGGCTGCTGCCGCTCAGCTAAACTACGCTGGTCACCTGGTAACCGTGTTCGAAAGAGACGATGTTCCCGGAGGTCTGCTCCGCTACGGGATCCCTGACTTCAAACTGGAGAAATGGGTGATCGACCGCCGCGTGAAAGTAATGGAAGAAGAAGGCATCACCTTCCAGTGTAATGCCAACGTAGGTGTGAACATAAGCGTGAACGACCTGCTCCGTGAATACAATGCGATCGTGCTGGCTGGTGGTTCCACCATCCCTCGCGACCTCAATATTCCTGGCCGTCAGCTGAAAGGTGTGCACTATGCAATGGACTTCCTGAAACAGCAGAACAAACGCGTAAGCAACCGCACTGTAAGCGGGGAAGATATTATGGCTACCGGCAAGAACGTAGTAGTGATTGGTGGTGGTGATACCGGCTCTGACTGTGTAGGTACATCCAACCGTCATGGGGCTGTGAGCATCACCCAGCTGGAACTAATGCCTAAGCCACCGGGAGAACGTACTCCTTATATGCCATGGCCTACATATCCAATGGTGCTGAAAACAACCTCTTCGCACGAAGAAGGCGCAAACCGCCACTGGGCTATCGGTACCAAAGAGTTCGTAGGTGACAGTAACGGTAACCTGAAAGGCCTGAAACTGGTAGATCTGCAATGGAGCCTGGGCGCAGATGGTCGTCCGGGTGGATTTACAGAAGTACCTGGTTCTGAAAGAGAAATTCCTTGCGAACTGGCTTTCCTGGCAATGGGCTTCCTGCATCCGCAGCATACCGGATTGCTTGACGATCTGGGTGTTGAAAAAGATGAAAGAGGCAATGTGAAAGCAGGGGAGAAGGCGTTCCAGACTTCTATTCCTAAGGTGTTTGCCGCAGGCGATATGCGCCGTGGACAATCACTGGTGGTATGGGCGATCAGCGAAGGCCGTGAGTGTGCACGTAAAGTAGATGAGTTCCTGATGGGAGTTTCCCACCTGGAAAGCAAAGACGCTTCTTTACCCGCACTGGCAGTGTAA